From a region of the Aulosira sp. FACHB-615 genome:
- a CDS encoding succinate dehydrogenase/fumarate reductase iron-sulfur subunit has translation MEVIFKVIRQQQNSLPVVQTYPLEVDPGNTILDCLNRIKWEQDGTLAFRKNCRNTICGSCAMRINGRSALACKENVGSEIARLQQIQSLTNTENPNLEITVAPLGNMPVIKDLVVDMSSFWDNLEAVAPYVSTAARQIPEREFLQTPQERSLLDQTGNCIMCGACYSECNAREVNPDFVGPHALAKAYRMVADSRDSNTENRLENYNEGTKGVWGCTRCLYCDSVCPMEVAPLEQITKIKQEILSYKQTADTRSLRHRKVLVELVKEGGWIDERQFGLQVVGNYFRDLRGLLSLAPLGLRMIAKGKFPLSFEPSAGTKQVRSLIESVQKIKGVGNGE, from the coding sequence ATGGAAGTTATTTTTAAGGTTATTCGACAGCAACAAAATTCTCTACCTGTGGTGCAAACTTACCCACTAGAGGTAGACCCTGGTAATACAATCCTTGACTGTCTAAATCGCATTAAATGGGAGCAAGACGGTACATTAGCATTTCGCAAAAATTGCCGCAATACTATATGTGGTAGTTGTGCGATGCGAATTAATGGGCGTTCGGCTTTAGCTTGTAAAGAAAATGTCGGGAGTGAAATAGCTAGATTACAGCAAATACAATCTTTGACCAATACAGAAAATCCCAATTTAGAAATCACAGTTGCACCCCTGGGTAATATGCCTGTGATTAAAGATTTAGTGGTAGATATGAGCAGTTTTTGGGATAATTTGGAAGCTGTCGCTCCTTATGTTAGTACAGCAGCCAGACAAATTCCAGAACGGGAATTTTTACAAACACCCCAAGAGCGATCGCTTTTAGATCAAACTGGTAACTGTATTATGTGTGGTGCTTGTTATTCTGAATGCAACGCCCGCGAAGTAAATCCCGATTTTGTCGGCCCCCATGCTTTAGCTAAAGCCTATCGAATGGTTGCAGATTCTCGTGATAGTAATACAGAAAATCGCTTAGAAAATTACAACGAAGGTACTAAAGGAGTGTGGGGTTGCACTCGTTGTTTATATTGCGATTCCGTTTGTCCAATGGAAGTCGCCCCCCTCGAACAAATTACCAAAATTAAACAAGAAATTCTCTCTTATAAACAAACAGCTGATACCCGTTCCCTACGTCACCGCAAAGTTTTAGTGGAATTAGTCAAAGAAGGCGGCTGGATTGATGAACGCCAATTTGGTTTGCAAGTTGTGGGTAATTATTTTCGGGACTTGAGAGGATTATTAAGTCTCGCACCCCTGGGATTAAGAATGATTGCCAAAGGTAAATTCCCCTTGTCTTTTGAACCATCTGCCGGGACAAAACAAGTGCGATCGCTCATTGAATCAGTACAGAAAATTAAGGGAGTAGGGAATGGGGAGTAG
- a CDS encoding PD40 domain-containing protein, translating into MTKSSIFIPIFACCSLLTGCFGYPRLVSYPFDPGGQSMNSLASELSPQTSGRYIVFISDRRGSQDVYMFDTLTRNLIDLPGLNALDTIASHPSVSQDGRYVVFAASRQGRSAIFLYDRETRQSRNLTNNLQAEVRHPTISADGSRIAFESSNNGQWDILVYDRFGRPLDIPQDPR; encoded by the coding sequence ATGACAAAAAGTAGTATTTTTATCCCTATATTTGCTTGTTGTAGTTTACTAACTGGTTGTTTTGGCTATCCCCGGTTGGTGAGTTATCCGTTTGATCCGGGGGGGCAGAGTATGAATAGTTTGGCTTCGGAGTTAAGTCCGCAAACTTCTGGGAGATATATTGTTTTTATTAGCGATCGCCGGGGTAGTCAAGATGTTTATATGTTTGATACCCTGACGCGCAATTTAATTGATTTACCAGGTTTAAATGCTTTAGATACGATCGCCTCTCACCCCAGTGTTTCCCAAGATGGCCGTTATGTTGTGTTTGCGGCTAGTCGTCAGGGGAGGTCGGCGATTTTTTTATATGACCGCGAAACCCGTCAATCTCGCAATTTGACTAATAATTTGCAAGCGGAAGTTCGTCACCCAACTATTAGTGCGGATGGGAGTCGCATTGCCTTTGAGTCGAGTAATAACGGGCAGTGGGATATTTTAGTTTATGACCGTTTTGGGCGACCATTGGATATACCCCAAGATCCTCGATAA
- a CDS encoding AbrB family transcriptional regulator: protein MTETATAPLTGKALLAKVKELSNLPRRERAKQCGYYTVTKNNQVRVNLTDFYDALLSARGIPLSPEAPKDGRGREPTYRVSVHQNGQIVIGATYTKAMGLKPGDEFEIRLGYKHIHLIQLGESDKKISPEDIDEVDEDLDEEE, encoded by the coding sequence ATGACAGAAACTGCAACTGCACCATTAACTGGAAAAGCACTGCTTGCTAAAGTAAAAGAACTTTCTAATTTACCTAGAAGAGAAAGAGCAAAGCAGTGTGGCTATTACACTGTTACTAAGAATAACCAGGTGCGCGTCAATCTCACTGATTTTTATGACGCTTTACTATCGGCTAGAGGAATTCCCCTAAGTCCAGAAGCACCTAAAGATGGCCGTGGCCGCGAACCGACATATCGGGTTAGCGTTCATCAAAATGGTCAAATTGTCATTGGTGCAACATACACCAAGGCAATGGGTTTAAAACCAGGAGATGAATTTGAAATTAGACTGGGTTACAAACATATTCACCTGATTCAACTGGGTGAAAGTGATAAAAAAATCTCCCCAGAGGATATAGATGAGGTAGATGAGGACTTAGACGAAGAAGAGTAA
- a CDS encoding PD40 domain-containing protein, whose amino-acid sequence MKKFTPIVWLQRPIHWSLIFGLSSLLVSCGASEIPLGPTSLNSRYTEEQPTLSGNGRFLAFVSNRNGSHQLLIYDLQQQTFVRTPGLNRPETISESPSLSYTGRYVVYLTSDQGRPVVALYDRAIQQSQVLTPVYRGWVRNPGISPDGRYVVFETASRGQWDIEVLDRGPNIELDIPNGATVDGPTN is encoded by the coding sequence GTGAAAAAATTTACGCCTATTGTGTGGCTCCAAAGACCGATTCATTGGAGCCTGATTTTTGGCTTAAGCAGCTTACTTGTATCTTGTGGTGCCAGTGAGATTCCCTTGGGGCCGACTTCGTTAAACAGCCGTTATACAGAAGAACAACCGACGTTAAGTGGTAACGGTCGGTTCTTGGCGTTTGTTTCAAATCGTAATGGTAGTCACCAATTACTCATATATGATTTGCAACAACAAACATTTGTGAGAACTCCGGGTTTAAATCGACCAGAAACAATTAGTGAAAGCCCTAGCTTGAGCTATACAGGGCGTTATGTTGTTTATTTAACGAGCGACCAAGGTAGACCAGTGGTAGCCCTTTACGATCGCGCCATACAACAGTCACAAGTTCTCACACCTGTTTATCGTGGCTGGGTGCGAAATCCTGGGATTAGTCCTGATGGACGTTATGTTGTGTTTGAAACAGCCAGCCGTGGTCAATGGGATATTGAAGTTTTAGACCGTGGCCCGAATATTGAATTAGATATTCCTAATGGGGCGACGGTGGATGGGCCGACGAATTGA
- a CDS encoding CPBP family intramembrane glutamic endopeptidase, with protein MFCLFVLANFFQPSGNTLLSLRENAPVAVVLMAFFISWVVCWLPLAVISAIVMGWQPTKPLQSEQKLPLIVTLYLLAPLVLWGVIWLFGRSFAEYGLGVNLSLVGGIGIGFGLGLFSLAMMFAVELGLGWCEFAQANIKLLPSILLPILLVALLVGGVEELVFRGFLFTELERNYPIWIAATISSCIFAILHLVWEQQETLPQVPGLWLMGMMLVMARIADKGSLGIAWGLHTALVLAIATIDTAQLITYTGKVPEWWTGKYKKPLAGLAGVFCVLGTSLILYLGSL; from the coding sequence GTGTTTTGTTTATTTGTTTTAGCAAATTTTTTTCAGCCATCAGGCAACACCTTACTGTCATTGAGAGAAAATGCACCAGTAGCCGTTGTCTTGATGGCATTTTTTATAAGTTGGGTAGTATGTTGGCTGCCATTGGCAGTAATATCTGCTATTGTTATGGGTTGGCAACCAACAAAGCCTTTACAATCAGAGCAGAAGTTACCATTAATTGTGACACTTTACTTATTAGCTCCCCTGGTACTTTGGGGAGTAATTTGGTTGTTTGGTAGGTCTTTTGCTGAGTATGGCTTAGGAGTAAATCTTTCCCTGGTGGGTGGTATTGGGATAGGTTTTGGCTTGGGATTATTCAGCCTCGCTATGATGTTTGCTGTAGAATTGGGGCTTGGTTGGTGTGAATTTGCCCAGGCGAATATTAAGTTATTACCATCTATCTTGCTACCAATTTTATTAGTCGCGTTATTGGTAGGTGGGGTAGAAGAATTAGTTTTTCGTGGGTTTTTGTTCACGGAATTAGAAAGAAATTATCCAATATGGATAGCAGCAACAATTTCTAGCTGCATATTTGCTATCTTGCACTTAGTTTGGGAACAGCAAGAAACGCTACCACAAGTACCGGGACTGTGGCTGATGGGAATGATGTTAGTGATGGCGAGAATAGCAGATAAAGGCAGTTTGGGTATAGCTTGGGGATTACATACAGCTTTGGTGTTGGCGATCGCTACTATAGATACAGCCCAACTCATCACTTACACAGGTAAAGTACCCGAATGGTGGACTGGTAAATATAAAAAACCTCTGGCTGGATTAGCTGGGGTTTTCTGCGTTCTGGGAACTAGCCTAATACTCTATTTAGGTAGTCTGTAG
- the psbX gene encoding photosystem II reaction center X protein, with translation MTPSLANFLWSLAWGTAIVVIPATVGLIFISQKDKIQRS, from the coding sequence ATGACACCATCTTTAGCAAATTTTCTTTGGAGTCTGGCTTGGGGTACTGCGATCGTTGTTATCCCTGCTACTGTTGGGCTAATTTTCATTAGCCAAAAAGATAAAATCCAACGTTCTTAA
- a CDS encoding Ycf66 family protein produces the protein MLNFGLNSASVLAQVNVGTNSASILGIFLAVAGAALYFMRTVRPELSRDQDIFFAAVGLLCGFILIFQGWRLDPILQFGQLLLVGTTVFFAVESIRLRSIATQQAKRNTPIVDKEREVSDNYSYNRRSRKDYEAEVEDDYEPLPYEEEEPPVRPRIRPSRDTRSSRDDYNEEQPPRRSNRRPSNERTDTTDKNRRRTSTRSNSRSTERYDDEESWGSASAKQVDDWESPSDEGRKPARRGSNGNQRPESREDNVPTRPRKRRPPAETTSRRESADDDVIPADYVPYKPIDQSDDESDNSTNFDDV, from the coding sequence ATGCTAAATTTTGGGCTGAACTCAGCCAGTGTTCTGGCTCAGGTCAATGTAGGAACGAACTCAGCCAGTATTCTAGGAATTTTCCTGGCTGTGGCTGGGGCAGCACTGTATTTTATGCGGACTGTACGCCCAGAACTTTCACGAGATCAAGATATCTTTTTTGCGGCTGTAGGTTTACTCTGCGGCTTTATTTTGATTTTCCAAGGATGGCGGTTAGACCCGATTTTACAATTCGGTCAATTGCTGTTGGTGGGAACAACGGTGTTTTTTGCTGTGGAAAGTATTCGCCTACGTAGCATCGCTACCCAGCAAGCCAAGCGCAACACTCCAATTGTGGATAAAGAACGGGAAGTCAGCGATAACTATTCATATAATAGGAGGTCGCGCAAAGACTATGAAGCTGAGGTAGAAGACGATTACGAACCACTACCTTATGAGGAAGAAGAACCTCCAGTACGTCCTAGAATTCGACCCAGCAGAGATACTCGTTCATCTCGTGATGACTACAATGAGGAGCAACCACCCCGTCGCTCAAATCGTCGCCCCAGCAATGAACGGACAGACACGACTGATAAAAATCGTCGCCGGACTTCTACTCGTTCCAATAGCCGTTCGACTGAGAGATATGACGATGAAGAAAGTTGGGGTTCTGCTTCCGCAAAACAGGTAGATGATTGGGAAAGTCCCAGTGATGAAGGAAGAAAACCTGCGCGTCGTGGAAGTAACGGTAATCAGCGTCCTGAAAGCCGGGAAGATAATGTTCCGACTAGACCCAGAAAACGTCGTCCGCCTGCTGAGACAACTTCGCGCCGCGAAAGTGCAGATGATGATGTTATTCCAGCAGATTACGTTCCATACAAGCCAATAGACCAGTCTGATGATGAATCAGATAATTCAACTAATTTTGATGATGTCTAA